A window of Ipomoea triloba cultivar NCNSP0323 chromosome 2, ASM357664v1 contains these coding sequences:
- the LOC116011056 gene encoding probable protein phosphatase 2C 52: MGGCVSTSSQSTCSNRSNGERGSPECLGISMFGRKRTRTFSDPVTVLHHLSSICTRIFTNGKSRTSCIFTQQGRKGINQDAMLVWEDFMGEDVTFCGVFDGHGPYGHMVSRKVRDALPLKLLSYLQPCETKYDGSGANCCNGNPKLDVVDPHKAGAVEDKVDSLWREAFLKSYKAMDKELRSHPNLDCFCSGSTAVTIVKQGSNLFMGNIGDSRAILASKASNDSMVAIQLTVDLKPDLPKEAERIKRCKGRVFALQDEPEVQRVWLPFDDAPGLAMARAFGDFCLKEYGVISIPEFSHRVLTDRDKFIVLASDGVWDVLSNEEVVEIVSSSPSRSGAARILVESAAREWKTKYPTSKMDDCAVVCLFLDGKMDSESDYDEQCFSSATLQSNHSGNAAESDDGQTSEPSMQRNFTVRAPEETDSYKRVAAAAAAETGSNKERVVAEDENYWSGLEGVTRVNSLVQLPRFCEERP, from the exons ATGGGGGGTTGTGTCTCAACCAGTAGCCAGAGTACTTGTAGTAATCGGAGCAATGGGGAGAGAGGCTCTCCCGAATGTTTGGGAATAAGCATGTTTGGGCGAAAGAGGACGAGGACATTCTCTGATCCTGTCACTGTACTGCACCATTTGTCTTCTATATGTACTCGGATTTTCACAAATGGGAAGAGCCGCACTTCTTGTATATTCACTCAGCAGGGACGCAAGGGCATAAATCAGGATGCCATGCTTGTGTGGGAA GATTTTATGGGAGAAGATGTGACTTTTTGTGGCGTCTTTGATGGCCACGGTCCGTATGGTCATATGGTTTCTCGGAAAGTGAGGGATGCACTGCCACTCAAACTATTATCCTATCTGCAGCCTTGTGAGACAAAGTACGATGGGTCTGGTGCTAATTGCTGCAACGGGAACCCAAAATTGGATGTTGTTGATCCTCATAAGGCGGGCGCTGTGGAGGATAAAGTGGACTCTTTGTGGAGGGAAGCGTTCCTTAAATCATACAAGGCCATGGACAAAGAACTGAGGTCTCACCCTAACTTAGATTGCTTTTGCAGTGGTAGCACTGCAGTTACTATCGTGAAACAG GGATCGAATCTTTTCATGGGGAATATTGGTGATTCTCGGGCAATTTTGGCATCAAAGGCTAGCAATGACTCAATGGTGGCTATTCAGTTGACTGTTGATTTGAAGCCTGATTTACCTA aGGAAGCAGAGAGGATAAAACGGTGTAAAGGTCGGGTTTTTGCATTGCAAGACGAGCCAGAAGTGCAAAGAGTTTGGTTGCCATTTGATGATGCCCCTGGCTTAGCAATGGCTAGAGCATTTGGAGATTTTTGTTTGAAGGAATATGGAGTCATTTCtattcctgaattttctcatcgGGTCCTTACTGATCGAGACAAGTTCATTGTTCTTGCTTCTGATGGT GTTTGGGATGTACTGAGCAACGAAGAAGTTGTGGAGATAGTGTCATCATCTCCTTCGAGGTCAGGTGCAGCCAGAATCCTTGTCGAGTCTGCAGCCCGGGAATGGAAAACCAAGTACCCAACATCAAAGATGGACGATTGTGCTGTCGTTTGCTTGTTCTTGGATGGGAAGATGGACTCTGAATCTGATTATGATGAACAATGCTTCTCTTCTGCAACCCTGCAGAGCAACCATTCGGGCAATGCTGCAGAATCCGATGATGGGCAGACCTCGGAGCCATCCATGCAGAGAAACTTCACGGTCAGAGCACCAGAAGAAACCGATTCTTACAAAAgagtagcagcagcagcagcagcagaaaCAGGATCAAACAAAGAACGTGTAGTTGCAGAAGATGAGAATTACTGGTCAGGATTGGAAGGCGTCACGAGGGTTAACTCCTTGGTTCAATTGCCCAGGTTTTGTGAAGAGAGGCCATAG
- the LOC116010567 gene encoding putative cell wall protein produces MAAITLRFICAFLSILVLSSSAFAGRGMPNADSKNMDKKQPEFLYDGTVLIPGFGRVVVPHKKVDPFNYNPITGRSGAGTGAINPIDDIIGSGSAAAGSTYIPGNDDTIIPNPGFEVPAVGGGLPTPPARH; encoded by the coding sequence ATGGCCGCTATAACCCTTCGTTTCATCTGCGCTTTCCTTTCCATCCTCGTACTTTCCTCTTCCGCATTCGCGGGGCGTGGCATGCCAAACGCCGACTCCAAGAACATGGACAAGAAACAACCCGAGTTTCTCTACGACGGAACTGTCCTTATTCCTGGGTTTGGTCGTGTCGTTGTCCCTCACAAGAAAGTTGATCCCTTTAACTATAACCCCATCACCGGGAGAAGTGGCGCCGGAACTGGAGCCATTAACCCCATCGACGACATTATTGGTAGTGGAAGTGCAGCCGCCGGTTCCACCTATATTCCCGGTAATGATGATACTATCATCCCTAACCCCGGTTTCGAGGTCCCGGCCGTGGGTGGCGGCCTGCCAACTCCGCCCGCTCGCCATTGA